A window of the Cannabis sativa cultivar Pink pepper isolate KNU-18-1 chromosome X, ASM2916894v1, whole genome shotgun sequence genome harbors these coding sequences:
- the LOC115707424 gene encoding F-box protein At2g17036, protein MDHPVFISRRIKPTLELNPDWTDLPDHILDFIFEKIKTVRDSLIFGTICVKWYQIFMHNRSKLVKLIRHLEPKLLFPIESEAHNSWSVCSINSEHKNVFGSDLLLPSYNKPFSGSSEGWLATLDDNFGFTLFKPFMRTEERSTVHLPPLFPPSDALVVKKLLAYREYYVMKFTTFTPDPVLNPNDFIMVAIYGPSCELAYIRTSKDAAWTHIPSLLDAYYSDVLYYNDTFYALYDKGGLVAFDISEDSSQAQPIMKLIVRNRMTPAEKNRYVCRRYLVESYKGELLQVQRYRESRVAHVTKEFKVFKLSFDQSQWVEINYLEDEALFIGDSTSVSVDTSSTSTQCQSNCIYFVDDKDTIGFDVGPLDCGVYNLKTRSVFRLFSIDVRLFPKMSERIPFWVAPTVFSRGSEAQKGTSSHHRQQGQQKLFIS, encoded by the exons ATGGATCATCCAG TGTTCATTTCTCGCCGTATAAAACCAACTCTGGAACTGAATCCag ATTGGACAGATCTTCCAGACCATATTTTAGACTTCATTTTTGAGAAGATAAAAACAGTGAGAGATTCTTTGATATTTGGTACTATTTGTGTTAAGTGGTACCAAATATTTATGCATAATCGAAGTAAGTTAGTCAAATTGATTCGTCATTTGGAACCAAAGCTCTTATTTCCCATCGAAAGCGAAGCTCACAATTCTTGGAGTGTGTGTAGCATAAACTCAGAACACAAGAATGTCTTTGGGTCGGATTTGCTACTCCCTTCCTATAATAAACCGTTTTCAGGGTCATCGGAAGGATGGTTGGCCACTCTGGATGATAATTTTGGATTTACATTATTCAAGCCATTTATGAGAACTGAGGAAAGAAGTACTGTTCACCTTCCTCCATTGTTTCCTCCAAGTGATGCATTAGTTGTGAAGAAGTTATTGGCTTATCGTGAATACTATGTCATGAAGTTCACAACATTTACACCAGATCCGGTATTGAATCCAAACGATTTTATTATGGTAGCAATATATGGACCTTCGTGTGAATTGGCTTATATTAGAACTTCTAAAGATGCTGCGTGGACTCATATACCTTCTTTACTTGATGCATACTATAGTGACGTTCTTTACTACAATGACACATTTTATGCTCTATATGACAAGGGCGGGCTTGTTGCTTTTGACATTTCAGAAGATTCGTCTCAGGCTCAACCAATTATGAAGCTGATTGTTAGAAATAGAATGACTCCAGCAGAGAAAAATCGTTATGTTTGTAGAAGATATTTGGTGGAGTCGTATAAAGGAGAACTTTTGCAAGTTCAGAGGTATCGTGAAAGTCGTGTTGCTCATGTCACAAAAGAATTTAAAGTTTTCAAACTTAGTTTTGATCAGTCTCAGTGGGTTGAAATTAACTATTTAGAAGATGAAGCTTTATTTATTGGTGATAGTACATCGGTGTCTGTTGATACATCATCAACTTCTACACAATGCCAGAGTAATTGTATATACTTCGTCGATGACAAAGATACAATTGGTTTTGATGTTGGACCTTTAGATTGCGGGGTGTACAATCTTAAAACTCGTAGTGTTTTCCGTCTTTTCAGTATTGATGTGAGACTCTTCCCAAAAATGAGTGAAAGAATACCATTTTGGGTTGCACCTACCGTATTCAGTAGAGGGAGTGAAGCTCAGAAAGGAACAAGTTCACATCATCGTCAACAAGGTCAGCAAAAGTTGTTTATCTCTTAA
- the LOC115707403 gene encoding pentatricopeptide repeat-containing protein At5g46100, giving the protein MGGGTLFKWSKNITSSQVEQMIRAEKDIKKAILVFDSATAEFVNGFRHDHNTFGLMISKLVSSNQFRLAEAMLGRMKEEKCDIKENIFMSICRGYGRVHKPLDAIRVFHKMEDFQCKPTSKSYITILSILVEENQLKVAYRFYRYMKEMGIPPILASLNILLKALCKNSETMDAAIRMFREMPSRGFTPDSYTYGTLINGLCKLGKVDDAKELFKEMETKCCLPTVVTYTNLIHGLCRSNNLDEAMGFFEEMISKGISPNVFTYSSLMDGFCKGGRSSEALELMHKMISKGHSPNMVTYSSLIYGLCKEGKLQESLEILDRMKLQGLKPDAGQYGKVIIGFCDINKFQEAANFIDEMVLDGITPNRITWSLHVRIHNIVVQGLCTTNNIDRAFQLYLSLRTRGITVDTRTFDTLVEMFCMKGDLHKAARIVDEMMLDGCVPNEDTWRSIVDGFWSRRKVRESVDSLQAELLSDVLDS; this is encoded by the coding sequence ATGGGAGGTGGAACTTTATTCAAATGGTCCAAAAATATCACTTCTTCCCAAGTTGAGCAAATGATACGAGCCGAAAAGGACATAAAGAAGGCCATTCTTGTATTTGATTCGGCAACAGCTGAGTTTGTCAATGGTTTTCGTCATGATCATAACACTTTTGGTCTTATGATCTCTAAATTAGTATCCTCGAACCAGTTTAGATTAGCTGAGGCAATGCTTGGTAGAATGAAGGAGGAGAAGTGTGATATCAAGGAGAACATATTCATGTCTATTTGCAGAGGGTATGGTCGTGTCCACAAGCCCTTGGATGCTATTAGGGTCTTTCACAAGATGGAAGACTTTCAATGCAAACCAACCTCGAAATCATACATTACTATATTGTCTATTCTTGTTGAAGAAAACCAGTTAAAGGTAGCATATAGGTTTTATCGGTATATGAAAGAAATGGGTATTCCACCTATCCTTGCTTCCCTTAATATTTTGCTGAAAGCTCTCTGCAAGAACAGTGAAACAATGGATGCAGCTATTCGAATGTTTCGTGAGATGCCTAGTCGTGGGTTTACTCCTGATTCATATACATATGGTACTTTAATTAATGGATTGTGTAAATTAGGAAAGGTTGATGACGCAAAGGAGCTATTCAAAGAAATGGAGACAAAATGTTGTTTGCCTACTGTTGTCACATACACTAACTTGATACATGGTTTGTGTCGGTCCAACAATTTAGATGAAGCTATGGGATTTTTTGAGGAGATGATAAGCAAAGGTATTAGTCCAAATGTGTTTACTTATAGTTCTCTTATGGATGGATTTTGCAAGGGTGGGCGTTCTTCCGAGGCCTTGGAACTAATGCATAAGATGATAAGCAAAGGCCATTCGCCCAACATGGTCACTTATAGTTCTCTGATCTATGGGCTATGTAAAGAAGGAAAGCTTCAAGAATCTCTTGAAATTCTTGACCGGATGAAGCTTCAAGGTTTAAAGCCAGATGCAGGCCAATATGGAAAAGTAATAATTGGGTTCTGTGATATTAATAAGTTTCAGGAGGCGGCAAACTTTATTGATGAGATGGTTCTTGATGGTATCACACCAAACCGTATAACTTGGAGCCTTCACGTTAGAATCCATAATATTGTTGTCCAAGGCTTATGTACTACCAACAACATTGATCGAGCTTTTCAATTATATCTTAGCTTGCGTACGAGGGGTATCACAGTTGATACTAGGACATTTGATACTTTGGTTGAAATGTTTTGTATGAAAGGTGACTTACACAAAGCTGCTCGAATAGTTGATGAGATGATGCTTGATGGATGTGTTCCAAATGAGGATACTTGGAGATCTATTGTTGACGGATTTTGGAGTAGAAGGAAGGTACGAGAATCTGTTGACTCATTGCAAGCTGAGTTGCTGAGCGACGTCCTTGACTCTTGA